From the Roseateles sp. XES5 genome, one window contains:
- a CDS encoding peptidoglycan-binding protein, producing the protein MNGSRNPQRPGERSSLDALNRTIEGLEARIEGLMANGRDARGRGDDGRGRSEERFAPRGEQARYEHPQRAIPLRDDPVSEIMQRQRAIEGGRERVAQRVERRTPSTDHYAAAQQAHTAYGTTPARAEGPVEDIAKALVSLRQDLKKDIADGLEREMQSLRSEIRGIRQMAEGRGGSDDVRAELARLSTGITQLGRQSGQTDGLRVEFDELRSVLDGLAREDSVRRMEDRWSGVEQKLSAFDQTRDDELVALAYRLDELKTQINTMSATPAIRALESKIETIAQSVEMLGRHGEPDSGRFVSAVASQFEGLDARLDEISRAIAAAGRAQQSPSADHGMMQRLEGRIADLAGQLDMMARRPAPAADHGLAMRIEALASRIEEMSNERTALRLEERIEHLSLMLEQNQQAAPVLAGGDELAYFLSDISRKIDALDQGSVNTELADRLDALARRIDNLDAPVGSPFQEDRFSHIEGRLSAIADRLDATRAAPAGDQEALRGLEAQIAHLSTLISAPSAAAFPAASPDVESRLATIEDYMATNDEYIVEAARQAAEAVMEAYRHAGPAAAANTDMEAIAGLADDLRALEELTRSSEERTARTFDALHDTLVQIAGRLENLDAPRETFGRREAAMPRAEMPAMDLGRQAQPAASLSGNEYPFDDDAFGTTDLRETAVAAPQEESRFAEIEVEHIPVPERAEYLDEIAEEAVSSVDDAAETHPKGGLLAGLKRRFAPGRKETVPQAARHQIDPTPSIDPADELAPEEANQLLEPGSGVPDVRRILERVRAGQASGGRAAAGNEGDKADFIAAARRAAKLAAEEADTISRIAPARKAEKSAKGEKPASALSRHRRPILLAVGAVLLAIMSYPLVSTLVSGDEAPVVVEQTAVTSEKTAGANETVTANTAAAPVIEEKTVTEPVPAETGSERSLAAPDKSASLETTPTEAAARDDDVIAAPAVTEDNATAGFEPVTTPEAEPLAGKDTTAEVEKAPVDAMQTAAIVVPAAITPASLSKAAGEGDPLALFEIGARYTEGRGVATDLKEAARWYELAAARGFAPAEYRLANLYEKGQGVERDLNRARQLYEVSAEKGNASAMHNLAVLLATGIGDAAPDFNAAAKWFQKASELGVRDSQFNLAILYARGNGVKQDLEESYKWFAIAARDGDHDAAQKRDEVANAMRPEQLSSAKAKMELWKPQALDDKANSADLPDEWVGKSTKTASIDMKKAIRNIQAILNNNGFNAGTPDGEMGKKTVAAIKAFQKSVGQTETGEIDDALVTELLKRNKQPG; encoded by the coding sequence ATGAACGGATCGCGAAACCCGCAACGTCCTGGCGAACGGTCTTCGCTCGACGCGCTGAATCGCACCATCGAGGGGCTGGAAGCCCGCATCGAAGGCCTGATGGCGAACGGCCGCGATGCTCGCGGGCGCGGTGACGACGGCCGCGGCCGCAGCGAGGAGCGCTTCGCGCCGCGCGGCGAGCAGGCCCGCTACGAGCATCCCCAGCGCGCCATTCCATTGCGCGACGACCCGGTCTCGGAGATCATGCAGCGCCAGCGCGCCATCGAGGGCGGCCGTGAACGCGTCGCCCAGCGCGTCGAGCGCCGCACGCCCTCCACCGACCACTACGCCGCCGCCCAGCAGGCCCACACCGCCTATGGCACCACGCCCGCCCGCGCGGAAGGCCCCGTCGAGGACATCGCCAAGGCGCTCGTTTCGCTGCGCCAGGATCTCAAGAAGGACATCGCCGACGGCCTCGAGCGCGAGATGCAGTCGCTGCGCTCGGAAATCCGCGGCATCCGCCAGATGGCCGAAGGCCGCGGCGGCAGTGACGACGTGCGCGCGGAACTCGCCCGCCTCTCCACCGGCATCACCCAGCTCGGCCGCCAGTCCGGCCAGACGGACGGCCTGCGCGTCGAGTTCGACGAACTGCGCTCCGTGCTCGACGGCCTTGCCCGCGAAGATTCCGTGCGCCGCATGGAAGACCGCTGGAGCGGCGTCGAGCAGAAACTGTCCGCTTTCGATCAGACGCGCGACGACGAACTGGTGGCGCTCGCCTACAGGCTCGACGAACTGAAGACCCAGATCAACACGATGAGCGCCACGCCGGCGATCCGTGCGCTGGAAAGCAAGATCGAGACGATCGCCCAGTCGGTGGAAATGCTCGGCCGCCACGGCGAACCGGACAGCGGCCGCTTCGTTTCCGCCGTCGCCTCGCAGTTCGAGGGGCTGGATGCGCGCCTCGACGAGATCAGCCGCGCCATTGCCGCCGCCGGCCGCGCGCAGCAGTCACCCTCCGCCGATCACGGCATGATGCAACGCCTGGAAGGCCGCATCGCCGACCTCGCCGGCCAGCTCGACATGATGGCCCGCCGCCCCGCGCCGGCGGCCGACCATGGCCTTGCCATGCGCATCGAGGCGCTGGCGAGCCGCATCGAGGAAATGTCCAACGAACGCACGGCGCTGCGCCTGGAAGAGCGCATCGAGCACCTGTCGCTGATGCTGGAACAGAACCAGCAGGCAGCGCCCGTCCTGGCGGGCGGCGACGAGCTGGCCTATTTCCTCTCCGACATTTCCCGCAAGATCGACGCGCTCGACCAGGGCAGCGTCAACACCGAACTGGCCGACCGGCTCGACGCGCTGGCCCGCCGCATCGACAATCTCGATGCGCCCGTCGGCAGCCCGTTCCAGGAGGATCGCTTCTCGCATATCGAAGGCCGTCTTTCGGCCATCGCCGACCGGCTCGACGCGACCCGCGCGGCGCCCGCCGGCGACCAGGAAGCGCTGCGCGGCCTCGAAGCGCAGATCGCCCATCTCTCCACGCTGATCAGCGCACCGTCGGCTGCTGCCTTCCCCGCCGCATCGCCCGACGTCGAGAGCCGCCTTGCGACCATCGAAGACTACATGGCGACCAATGACGAATATATCGTCGAGGCCGCCCGCCAGGCGGCAGAGGCCGTGATGGAAGCCTACCGCCATGCCGGTCCGGCCGCGGCCGCCAACACCGACATGGAAGCGATCGCCGGCCTTGCCGACGACCTGCGCGCGCTGGAGGAACTGACCCGCTCGAGCGAGGAGCGCACCGCGCGCACCTTCGACGCTCTGCACGACACGCTGGTGCAGATCGCCGGCCGCCTCGAAAACCTCGACGCGCCGCGCGAAACCTTCGGCCGCCGCGAGGCGGCGATGCCGCGCGCCGAAATGCCGGCAATGGATCTCGGCCGCCAGGCCCAGCCGGCCGCCAGCCTCAGCGGCAACGAATACCCCTTCGACGACGACGCCTTCGGCACGACGGACCTGCGCGAGACGGCCGTCGCCGCGCCGCAGGAGGAAAGCCGCTTCGCCGAGATCGAGGTGGAGCACATTCCGGTGCCCGAGCGCGCCGAATACCTGGACGAGATTGCCGAAGAGGCCGTCTCCTCCGTTGACGATGCCGCCGAGACCCATCCGAAGGGTGGCCTTCTCGCCGGCCTGAAGCGTCGCTTCGCGCCCGGCCGCAAGGAGACCGTGCCGCAGGCCGCGCGCCACCAGATCGACCCGACGCCCTCCATCGACCCCGCCGACGAACTGGCCCCTGAAGAGGCGAACCAGTTGCTGGAGCCCGGCTCCGGTGTGCCTGACGTTCGCCGCATTCTGGAGCGCGTGCGCGCCGGCCAAGCCTCCGGCGGCCGCGCCGCCGCCGGCAACGAAGGCGACAAGGCCGATTTCATCGCCGCCGCCCGCCGCGCCGCCAAGCTTGCCGCCGAGGAAGCCGACACGATTTCCCGCATCGCCCCGGCCCGGAAGGCGGAAAAGTCCGCCAAGGGCGAAAAGCCGGCTTCGGCCCTGTCGCGTCACCGCCGGCCGATCCTGCTTGCCGTCGGTGCGGTGCTGCTCGCCATCATGTCCTATCCGCTGGTCAGCACGCTGGTGAGCGGCGACGAAGCGCCCGTCGTCGTCGAACAGACGGCGGTGACGAGCGAAAAGACGGCCGGCGCCAATGAGACCGTGACCGCGAATACCGCCGCCGCCCCCGTCATCGAGGAAAAAACCGTCACCGAGCCGGTCCCGGCCGAAACGGGCAGCGAGCGCAGCCTGGCCGCCCCCGACAAGAGCGCGAGCCTGGAGACGACGCCGACGGAGGCCGCCGCCAGGGACGACGACGTGATCGCGGCCCCGGCCGTGACGGAAGACAACGCGACCGCCGGTTTCGAGCCGGTGACGACGCCGGAAGCCGAGCCGCTGGCCGGCAAGGACACGACGGCCGAAGTCGAGAAGGCGCCGGTCGATGCGATGCAGACGGCGGCCATCGTCGTTCCCGCCGCCATCACCCCGGCGTCGCTTTCCAAGGCAGCCGGCGAGGGCGACCCGCTGGCGCTGTTCGAGATCGGCGCACGCTATACGGAAGGCCGCGGCGTCGCCACGGACCTGAAGGAAGCCGCCCGCTGGTACGAGCTTGCCGCCGCCCGCGGCTTCGCTCCGGCCGAATACCGCCTTGCCAACCTCTATGAAAAGGGCCAGGGCGTCGAACGTGACCTGAACCGTGCCCGCCAGCTCTACGAAGTCTCGGCCGAGAAGGGCAATGCCAGCGCCATGCACAATCTCGCCGTTCTCCTGGCGACCGGCATCGGCGATGCCGCGCCGGACTTCAACGCGGCGGCCAAGTGGTTCCAGAAGGCTTCGGAACTCGGCGTGCGCGACAGCCAGTTCAATCTCGCCATCCTCTATGCGCGCGGCAACGGCGTGAAGCAGGATCTGGAAGAGTCCTACAAGTGGTTCGCCATCGCCGCCCGCGACGGCGACCACGACGCGGCCCAGAAGCGCGACGAGGTGGCCAACGCCATGCGTCCGGAACAGCTCTCCAGCGCCAAGGCGAAGATGGAGCTCTGGAAGCCGCAGGCGCTCGACGACAAGGCGAACTCGGCCGATCTGCCCGACGAATGGGTCGGCAAGTCGACGAAGACCGCCAGCATCGACATGAAGAAGGCGATCCGCAACATCCAGGCCATCCTCAACAACAACGGCTTCAATGCCGGCACGCCGGATGGCGAGATGGGCAAGAAGACGGTCGCCGCCATCAAGGCCTTCCAGAAGTCCGTCGGCCAGACGGAAACCGGCGAGATCGACGACGCGCTCGTCACCGAGCTTCTGAAGCGCAACAAGCAGCCTGGCTGA
- a CDS encoding cyclopropane-fatty-acyl-phospholipid synthase family protein: MTRDLSPRLLEIVDALPLKPGQRILEIGCGPGALARAIVRRIGHGHVLAIDRSEIAIRQAIAGSKAEIAAGMLACRCIAAEDFTLEAGEYPFDMAVAIRVGAFDGRHPESGRLARARLAKALVSGGPLFIDGGDPLTIIPFDAS, from the coding sequence ATGACGCGGGATCTCTCGCCCCGGCTGCTTGAAATCGTCGACGCGCTGCCCCTCAAACCGGGGCAGCGCATCCTCGAAATCGGCTGCGGCCCGGGCGCCCTGGCCCGCGCGATCGTCAGGCGCATCGGCCATGGCCACGTGCTGGCGATCGACCGCTCCGAGATCGCGATCCGGCAAGCCATTGCCGGCTCCAAGGCGGAAATCGCTGCCGGCATGCTCGCCTGTCGCTGCATCGCCGCCGAGGACTTCACCCTCGAGGCCGGCGAATATCCTTTCGACATGGCCGTCGCCATCCGCGTCGGCGCCTTCGACGGACGCCACCCCGAATCCGGCCGCCTTGCCCGCGCCCGCCTTGCAAAAGCGCTCGTTTCCGGCGGTCCGCTCTTCATCGACGGCGGCGACCCGCTCACGATCATTCCCTTCGACGCGTCCTAG
- a CDS encoding acyl-CoA dehydrogenase C-terminal domain-containing protein — translation MPIYKAPVNDTLFILNDVLSLERYNNLPGFADATGDMLEAIAGEAAKVAEEVLFPVNLSGDQEGCKRNDDATVVTPKGFKEAYDLYRQGGWMGLAVPEEFGGQGLPYVLHTAVGEYMSSANMALTMYPGLTQGAIAAILVHGSEEQKATFIPKLIDGSWTGTMNLTEPHCGTDLGLLRTKAEPQADGTYKISGTKIFISAGEHDMAENIVHLVLARVAGAPEGVKGISLFIVPKFLLNADGTPGARNAVHCVAIEHKMGIHANSTCVMNYDDARGFLIGTENKGLNAMFVMMNEARLGVGLQGLSIAEVAYQNAANYARERLQGRSLSGVKNPNGKADPLIVHPDIRRALMTIRAWTEGGRAFTLWTALKSDIAHRAADEKERQAADDILGLMTPILKGVLTDKGFDHAVMAQQVFGGHGYIEEHGMSQYVRDARIAMIYEGANGIQALDLVGRKLGMNGGRAVMALFKEIGDFCEENRNDEKLASFTKALKKGLNDLQAGTMWFMQNAMAKPDNAGAGSTDYMHLFGLVVVGYMWAKIAKAAEEGLANGAGAREDFLKNKLVTAKFFMERLMPETGLRKTRIETGADTTMELAAEAF, via the coding sequence ATGCCGATCTACAAGGCCCCCGTGAATGACACGCTTTTCATCCTGAACGACGTCCTGTCGCTCGAGCGCTACAACAACCTGCCGGGCTTTGCCGACGCGACGGGCGACATGCTGGAAGCGATCGCCGGCGAAGCCGCCAAGGTCGCCGAGGAAGTGCTGTTCCCGGTCAACCTCTCGGGCGACCAGGAAGGCTGCAAGCGCAACGACGATGCAACGGTCGTGACGCCGAAGGGTTTCAAGGAAGCCTATGACCTCTACCGTCAGGGCGGCTGGATGGGCCTTGCCGTACCGGAAGAATTCGGCGGCCAGGGCCTTCCCTACGTGCTGCACACCGCCGTCGGCGAATACATGTCCTCGGCCAACATGGCGCTGACCATGTATCCGGGCCTCACGCAGGGCGCGATCGCCGCGATCCTCGTGCACGGCTCCGAGGAACAGAAGGCCACCTTCATCCCCAAGCTGATCGACGGCAGCTGGACCGGCACCATGAACCTGACCGAGCCCCACTGCGGCACGGACCTGGGCCTGCTGCGCACCAAGGCCGAGCCGCAGGCTGACGGGACCTACAAGATCTCCGGCACCAAGATCTTCATCTCCGCCGGCGAGCACGATATGGCCGAGAACATCGTCCACCTCGTGCTGGCCCGCGTGGCGGGCGCGCCCGAGGGCGTCAAGGGCATCTCGCTCTTCATCGTGCCCAAGTTCCTGCTCAATGCCGACGGCACGCCGGGCGCGCGCAACGCGGTGCACTGCGTCGCCATCGAGCACAAGATGGGCATCCACGCCAACTCCACCTGCGTCATGAATTATGACGACGCCAGGGGCTTCCTCATCGGCACGGAGAACAAGGGCCTCAACGCCATGTTCGTCATGATGAACGAAGCCCGTCTCGGCGTCGGCCTGCAGGGCCTGTCCATTGCCGAAGTCGCCTACCAGAACGCCGCCAACTATGCCCGCGAGCGCCTGCAGGGCCGCTCGCTCTCCGGCGTCAAGAACCCCAACGGCAAGGCCGACCCGCTGATCGTCCATCCGGACATCCGCCGCGCGCTGATGACCATCAGGGCCTGGACCGAAGGCGGCCGCGCCTTCACGCTCTGGACGGCGCTGAAGTCGGACATCGCCCACCGCGCCGCCGACGAGAAGGAACGCCAGGCCGCCGACGACATTCTCGGCCTGATGACGCCGATCCTCAAGGGCGTGCTCACCGACAAGGGCTTCGACCACGCCGTCATGGCCCAGCAGGTCTTCGGCGGTCACGGCTATATCGAAGAGCACGGCATGAGCCAGTATGTGCGCGACGCGCGCATCGCCATGATCTACGAGGGCGCCAACGGCATCCAGGCGCTCGACCTCGTCGGCCGCAAGCTCGGCATGAACGGCGGGCGCGCCGTCATGGCCCTCTTCAAGGAAATCGGCGATTTCTGCGAGGAGAACCGCAACGACGAAAAGCTCGCTTCCTTCACCAAGGCGCTCAAGAAGGGCTTGAACGACCTGCAGGCCGGAACCATGTGGTTCATGCAGAACGCCATGGCAAAGCCCGACAATGCCGGCGCCGGCTCGACCGACTACATGCATCTCTTCGGCCTTGTCGTCGTCGGCTACATGTGGGCGAAGATCGCCAAGGCGGCCGAGGAAGGCCTTGCGAACGGCGCGGGCGCACGCGAAGATTTCCTGAAGAACAAGCTGGTCACGGCGAAGTTCTTCATGGAACGTCTGATGCCGGAAACCGGCCTGCGCAAGACGCGCATCGAGACTGGCGCGGACACGACGATGGAACTGGCCGCCGAGGCATTCTAG
- a CDS encoding FAD-dependent oxidoreductase, translating to MSAYKNFTIETDADGIALVTWDMPDKSMNVFTVEVMDELDRIIDQVVADAAIKGAVITSGKSSFSGGADLSMIKASFDLLKDAEATDPATAVQKLFDATGRMTWLFRKLETSGKPWVSAINGTCMGGAFEMSLACHGRVASNAKSVKIALPEVKVGIFPGAGGTQRVPRLANAQDALQMMTTGSSLTGARAKAMNLVHQVVEPDQLIPAAKQMIRDGLKPVQPWDEKGFKAPGGGIWTPASAQLWPAAPAILRRETSGNYPGALAILKCVYEGLQVPFETGLKIEQRYFTHVLQTTEAFSMIRSLFISMQELGKGARRPAGVPKAELKKVAVVGAGFMGASIAYVTAAAGIPVVLIDRDQEAADKGKAHSQSLVTGAVGKGRMSKEDGEALLALITPTPDYAALADADLVIEAVFEDRTVKKEVTEKIEAVLKADAIFASNTSTLPITGLAKNSSRPDQFIGIHFFSPVDKMMLVEVILGKETGDKALATALDYVAAIKKTPIVVNDTRGFYVNRCVFRYMAEAYDMLIEGVPAAMIENAAKMAGMPVGPLSLNDEVAVDLSYKIFKASMADLGADSVDPRHMELVTKLVEGEGRLGRKAGKGFYDYPPKPAKKKLWPGLKDLYPQQKPEDVDIKVIKERLLVTIALEAARTMEEGIVTDPREADVGSILGFGFAPYTGGTLSYIDGMGVKTFVELCEKLAASYGSHFQPTPLLKDMAAKGETFYSRFTPEAKKAA from the coding sequence ATGAGCGCATACAAGAACTTCACCATCGAGACCGACGCCGACGGCATTGCGCTGGTCACCTGGGACATGCCCGACAAGTCGATGAACGTCTTCACCGTCGAGGTGATGGACGAGCTCGACAGGATCATCGACCAGGTCGTCGCCGACGCCGCCATCAAGGGCGCGGTCATCACCTCCGGCAAGTCCTCCTTCTCGGGCGGCGCGGATCTTTCCATGATCAAGGCGAGCTTCGACCTCCTGAAGGACGCCGAGGCGACCGACCCGGCAACCGCCGTGCAGAAGCTGTTCGACGCCACCGGCCGCATGACCTGGCTGTTCCGCAAGCTCGAAACCTCCGGCAAGCCGTGGGTTTCCGCCATCAACGGCACCTGCATGGGCGGCGCCTTCGAGATGTCGCTCGCCTGCCACGGCCGCGTCGCCTCCAACGCCAAGTCGGTCAAGATCGCACTCCCGGAAGTCAAGGTCGGCATCTTCCCGGGCGCCGGCGGCACCCAGCGCGTGCCGCGCCTCGCCAATGCGCAGGACGCCCTGCAGATGATGACCACCGGGTCCTCGCTCACCGGCGCGCGCGCCAAGGCGATGAACCTCGTGCATCAGGTCGTCGAGCCGGACCAGCTCATTCCCGCCGCCAAGCAGATGATCAGGGACGGTCTCAAGCCGGTTCAGCCCTGGGACGAAAAGGGCTTCAAGGCCCCCGGCGGCGGCATCTGGACGCCCGCCTCCGCCCAGCTCTGGCCGGCCGCACCGGCGATCCTGCGCCGCGAGACGTCGGGCAACTATCCCGGTGCGCTCGCCATCCTGAAATGCGTCTATGAAGGCCTGCAGGTTCCCTTCGAAACGGGCCTGAAGATCGAGCAGCGCTACTTCACGCACGTCCTCCAGACGACCGAAGCCTTCTCGATGATCCGGTCGCTCTTCATCTCCATGCAGGAACTCGGCAAGGGCGCACGCCGCCCGGCCGGCGTGCCGAAGGCGGAGCTGAAGAAGGTCGCCGTCGTCGGCGCCGGCTTCATGGGCGCCTCCATCGCCTATGTCACCGCCGCCGCCGGCATTCCGGTCGTGCTCATCGACCGCGACCAGGAGGCCGCCGACAAGGGCAAGGCCCATTCCCAGAGCCTCGTCACCGGCGCTGTCGGCAAGGGCCGCATGTCGAAGGAAGACGGCGAGGCGCTGCTGGCGCTCATCACCCCGACGCCGGATTACGCGGCGCTCGCCGATGCCGACCTCGTCATCGAGGCCGTCTTCGAAGACCGCACCGTCAAGAAGGAGGTCACCGAGAAGATCGAGGCCGTGCTGAAGGCGGACGCCATCTTCGCCTCCAACACCTCGACCCTGCCGATCACGGGCCTTGCCAAGAACTCCAGCCGTCCCGACCAGTTCATCGGCATCCACTTCTTCTCGCCGGTCGACAAGATGATGCTGGTGGAAGTCATCCTCGGCAAGGAGACGGGCGACAAGGCGCTCGCCACCGCGCTCGACTACGTCGCCGCCATCAAGAAGACGCCGATCGTTGTCAACGACACGCGCGGCTTCTACGTCAACCGCTGCGTCTTCCGCTACATGGCCGAAGCCTATGACATGCTGATCGAAGGCGTGCCGGCGGCAATGATCGAGAATGCCGCCAAGATGGCCGGCATGCCGGTCGGCCCGCTCTCGCTCAACGACGAAGTGGCCGTCGACCTCTCCTACAAGATCTTCAAGGCCTCGATGGCCGATCTCGGCGCCGATTCCGTCGATCCGCGCCACATGGAGCTGGTCACGAAGCTGGTGGAAGGCGAAGGCCGCCTCGGCCGCAAGGCCGGCAAGGGCTTCTACGACTACCCGCCGAAGCCGGCGAAGAAGAAGCTGTGGCCGGGCCTGAAGGACCTCTACCCGCAGCAGAAGCCCGAGGATGTCGACATCAAGGTGATCAAGGAGCGCCTGCTCGTCACCATCGCGCTGGAAGCGGCCCGCACCATGGAAGAGGGCATCGTCACCGACCCGCGCGAGGCCGATGTCGGCTCCATCCTCGGCTTCGGCTTCGCCCCCTATACCGGCGGCACGTTGTCCTACATCGACGGCATGGGCGTGAAGACCTTCGTGGAACTGTGCGAGAAGCTTGCCGCCAGCTATGGCAGCCACTTCCAGCCGACGCCGCTGCTGAAGGACATGGCCGCCAAGGGCGAGACCTTCTACAGCCGCTTCACCCCTGAGGCCAAGAAGGCGGCCTGA
- a CDS encoding VOC family protein codes for METQELHRGRLIDHIQLVVRDLPASRRFYEAIFDALKVPIGGTADDYFWVDELFVSSVDSVAAAGKPTGRHHIAFQAADHAMVEAFHEAGLAAGGRDNGAPGERSYHPGYYAAFLLDPDGNNIEAVHHGAAARSAPSVRITF; via the coding sequence ATGGAAACGCAGGAACTCCATCGCGGCCGCCTTATCGACCATATCCAGCTCGTCGTGCGTGACCTTCCGGCAAGCCGCCGCTTCTACGAGGCGATCTTCGATGCGCTGAAGGTTCCCATCGGCGGGACCGCGGACGATTACTTCTGGGTCGACGAACTCTTCGTGTCGAGCGTGGACAGCGTGGCGGCCGCCGGCAAGCCCACCGGTCGCCACCATATCGCGTTCCAGGCCGCGGATCACGCCATGGTCGAGGCCTTCCACGAAGCGGGGCTTGCGGCAGGCGGCAGGGACAATGGCGCACCGGGAGAGCGATCCTATCATCCGGGCTACTACGCCGCCTTCCTGCTCGATCCCGATGGCAACAATATCGAGGCCGTGCACCACGGCGCGGCCGCACGCAGCGCGCCGTCGGTGAGGATCACGTTCTAG
- a CDS encoding YbaY family lipoprotein: MTNPTTRRSFLALLGAGLIASSAEASDGFVLSGTVTYVAKGAIPPGRLTIRLEEQGVMDAPARGIAQTTVISRGNRHSIRFSMRVKRSALRRAVDPGFTIRLERHGRLIAINTTKQGYSGRGPVSLQIEPILY, encoded by the coding sequence ATGACGAACCCGACGACACGCCGCAGCTTCCTCGCCCTTCTCGGAGCCGGTCTCATCGCGTCCTCCGCCGAGGCGAGCGATGGCTTCGTGCTGTCGGGCACCGTCACCTATGTGGCGAAAGGCGCCATCCCGCCCGGCCGGCTGACGATCCGTCTGGAGGAGCAGGGTGTCATGGACGCCCCGGCCAGGGGTATCGCCCAGACCACGGTCATCAGCAGGGGCAACCGGCATTCCATCCGCTTTTCCATGCGGGTGAAGCGCTCCGCGCTGCGCAGGGCCGTCGATCCGGGCTTCACCATCCGCCTGGAACGGCATGGCCGCCTCATCGCCATCAACACGACGAAACAGGGATACAGCGGCCGAGGCCCAGTCTCGCTGCAGATCGAACCCATTCTCTACTGA
- a CDS encoding acetyl-CoA C-acetyltransferase, whose protein sequence is MTDVFIYDHVRTPRGRGKKDGSLHEVPSVRLAAKVLEAVRDRNGLDTTKVDDIVMGCVDPVMDAGAVIPKAAAFEAGYSTRAPGMQISRFCASGLDAVNFGAGKIAQGADDLVIAGGVESMSRVGLGMSGGAWFMDPSVNFPAYFMPQGVSADLIATKYGFTRDDVDAYAVESQKRAAHAWEKGYFKNSVVPVKDINGLTILAHDEHMRPGTDMQALAQLQPSFQMPGEMGGFEAVAIQAHPEIEGINYVHHAGNSSGIVDGAAAVLLGSKEGGNILGKKPRGRIKAFANIGSDPALMLTGPVDVTEKLLARTGMTLADIDLFELNEAFAAVVLRYMQAFDIPHDKMNVNGGAIALGHPLGATGAMILGTVLDELERRDLNTALVTLCIGAGMGTATVIERV, encoded by the coding sequence ATGACCGACGTCTTCATTTATGATCACGTGCGCACCCCGCGCGGGCGCGGCAAGAAGGACGGCTCGCTACACGAAGTGCCGTCCGTGCGCCTTGCCGCCAAGGTGCTGGAGGCGGTGCGTGACCGCAACGGGCTCGATACGACCAAGGTCGACGATATCGTCATGGGCTGCGTCGATCCCGTCATGGACGCCGGCGCCGTGATCCCGAAGGCCGCCGCCTTCGAGGCCGGCTATTCGACCCGCGCGCCGGGCATGCAGATCTCGCGGTTCTGCGCCTCCGGCCTCGACGCCGTGAACTTCGGCGCGGGCAAGATCGCCCAGGGCGCGGACGACCTGGTGATCGCCGGCGGCGTCGAGTCGATGTCGCGCGTCGGTCTCGGCATGTCGGGCGGCGCCTGGTTCATGGATCCCTCGGTCAACTTCCCGGCCTATTTCATGCCGCAGGGCGTTTCGGCCGACCTGATCGCCACGAAATACGGCTTCACCCGCGACGACGTCGACGCCTATGCCGTCGAGAGCCAGAAGCGCGCGGCCCATGCCTGGGAAAAGGGCTACTTCAAGAATTCCGTCGTGCCGGTGAAGGACATCAACGGCCTGACGATCCTCGCCCATGACGAACACATGCGTCCGGGCACCGACATGCAGGCGCTCGCCCAGTTGCAGCCGTCCTTCCAGATGCCCGGCGAGATGGGCGGCTTCGAGGCCGTCGCCATCCAGGCGCATCCGGAAATCGAAGGCATCAACTACGTCCACCATGCCGGCAATTCCTCCGGTATCGTCGACGGCGCCGCCGCTGTCCTCCTCGGCTCGAAGGAAGGCGGCAACATTCTCGGCAAGAAGCCGCGCGGCCGCATCAAGGCCTTCGCGAATATCGGTTCCGACCCGGCGCTCATGCTCACCGGCCCCGTCGACGTCACGGAAAAGCTGCTTGCCCGCACCGGCATGACGCTCGCCGACATCGACCTCTTCGAACTCAACGAAGCCTTCGCCGCCGTGGTCCTGCGCTACATGCAGGCCTTCGACATCCCGCACGACAAGATGAACGTCAATGGCGGCGCCATCGCCCTGGGCCACCCGCTGGGCGCCACCGGCGCGATGATCCTCGGCACCGTGCTCGACGAACTGGAACGCCGCGATCTCAACACCGCCCTCGTCACGCTCTGCATCGGCGCGGGCATGGGCACGGCCACCGTGATCGAACGGGTCTGA